One genomic window of Mesorhizobium sp. CAU 1732 includes the following:
- a CDS encoding SDR family NAD(P)-dependent oxidoreductase codes for MGRFDGLTVLITGATGGFGKRSAERFAAEGARLVLSDIDGDRLQATAAALDAETAILAGDVSDETLSEKLVALAVERFGALHVALNNAGIAQSFVKFPNLPSDEARRIIDVNLMGVFYAMKHQLPVMEKQFRANQTKSAIVNIASVAGIAGAPRLAMYAAAKHGVVGLTRSAAAEYATKGIRVNAVCPSFARTPMLTDTIYMAGADTEAAEADITRGVPMKRVAEIDEIIEVILFAADPKNSFMTGQTLAADGGITAI; via the coding sequence ATGGGACGTTTCGACGGGCTCACCGTGCTCATCACCGGCGCCACGGGCGGTTTCGGAAAGCGCTCGGCTGAGCGTTTCGCCGCTGAGGGCGCGCGCCTCGTGCTCTCGGATATCGACGGGGATCGCCTGCAAGCGACAGCCGCCGCGCTCGACGCGGAAACGGCCATTCTCGCCGGCGACGTCTCGGACGAAACGCTGTCGGAAAAGCTCGTCGCGCTCGCGGTGGAGCGCTTCGGCGCCCTGCATGTCGCGCTGAACAATGCCGGCATCGCGCAGAGCTTCGTCAAATTCCCGAACCTTCCCTCCGACGAGGCGCGGCGCATCATCGACGTCAATCTGATGGGCGTCTTCTACGCGATGAAGCACCAGCTTCCGGTGATGGAAAAGCAGTTCCGCGCAAACCAGACCAAGAGCGCGATCGTCAACATCGCATCCGTCGCGGGCATTGCCGGCGCGCCCCGCCTTGCCATGTATGCCGCCGCCAAGCATGGCGTCGTCGGACTGACGCGCTCGGCGGCCGCCGAATACGCCACCAAGGGCATCCGCGTGAACGCAGTCTGCCCGTCCTTTGCACGGACCCCGATGCTGACCGACACGATCTACATGGCGGGCGCCGACACGGAAGCTGCCGAAGCGGACATCACGCGTGGCGTGCCCATGAAACGCGTGGCGGAAATCGACGAGATCATCGAGGTGATCCTGTTTGCGGCCGACCCCAAGAACTCGTTCATGACGGGACAGACGCTGGCAGCCGATGGCGGCATCACCGCTATCTGA